In Pyrus communis chromosome 8, drPyrComm1.1, whole genome shotgun sequence, one genomic interval encodes:
- the LOC137743155 gene encoding uncharacterized protein, producing MDKVNDLNCIYRNPNEPIEARVKDLLARMTLREKAGQMTQIERRVSTPEAIRDFSIGSILSSGDSVPFENELSKDWADMVDGFQRSALENRLGIPMIYGIDAVHGNNNVYGATIFPHNVGLGASRDADLAERIGAATALEVRASGIHYNLAPCVAMGKML from the exons ATGGACAAAGTCAACGACTTGAATTGCATATACAGAAACCCGAATGAACCCATTGAAGCTCGAGTGAAGGACCTCCTTGCACGCATGACTTTGAGAGAGAAGGCCGGCCAGATGACCCAAATCGAGCGCCGGGTCTCCACCCCAGAAGCCATCAGAGACTTCTCCATCG GGAGTATACTCAGTTCTGGAGACAGTGTGCCCTTTGAGAATGAATTATCAAAGGACTGGGCAGATATGGTCGACGGGTTTCAGAGGTCCGCACTTGAAAACCGGCTCGGAATACCGATGATATACGGGATTGATGCGGTTCATGGGAACAACAATGTATATGGTGCCACCATATTCCCTCACAACGTTGGTCTTGGGGCATCCAG AGATGCTGATTTGGCTGAAAGGATTGGTGCTGCAACTGCTCTTGAAGTCAGGGCCAGTGGCATTCACTATAATTTAGCTCCCTGTGTTGCT ATGGGGAAGATGCTATGA